The sequence TCATCAGGTCCACCAGGATGCCGCCCGTGGGCGCGGGGCTGCTCAACGTCACCTCACCCGACAGCTCCGTGGGAGAAGAGGACGGACAGCGACTGAGGGGCGTGGTGATGCGGACCGAGGCGAGCCGGGGACGTGGCACTCCGGCGTACGCGACGAACTGACGGAACTGCACCTCCTCCGTCCAGCCGATGTGGACCCAGACGTCCGTATAACCATCCACCCAGACGCGCGTGCCGGACTCCAGCACGAGCTCGACATTGTGCGGACAGGCGGCATGGTCGCAGTACGGGTCATCGGCGCCGCGCACCTGCCGGGCCCGGGCCTTCAGCGTGCCCCGCACGCGCGTCGCGTACTGCGCGCTGCCCAGGTTGTAGGGCTGCGGCAGGGTGTCATCGAAGGTCCAACTGATGACGTTGCCGGAGCGTGTGCCGTGCAGGTGCAGCACCAGGTCCGAGTCGATGCCGAAGCTGCGCGCCGCGACGTTGAAGTCGAGCGTGTTGGCGGCCTTGGGCAGCAGCCAGTAGCCCGTGGCGTAGTCACTGTCGCGCACGTGGATGCGCGCGGCGTTGAGGCGGATGTTCGTGCCGCGCCACACGTCATCGACGACGTCGGCGTGGGCGTTGCCCGCCAGCAGGAAGCCGAGCAGGGCCAGGGCACAGAGCCCGTTGAGACTGCGTGTCATGAGGACCTCGACTGGGTGGATGGGTTGAAGGGGAACGAGGCGGTTCAGCCGTCGCGACGGGCGGAGGCCTGGGCCATCAGCGCCAGCACGCGGGCGCGCGTGGCGGGCTGTTGGCCGGGACGGAGTGAGAGGACCTGCAGCATCTGGACGACGGGCGCGCTGCCATCCAGCCGGTGCGAGAGGACGTTGAGGAGGGTGGACTCGGCGCCGGGCGCGAGCCGCCCCGCCACGAGCCAGCCGCGCAGGCGCTCCAGCTCCGGCAGGCCGAGGGTGCGCCCGTCGAGCGCGTCGAGCAGCGCGGACTGGACGGCGCGCTCGCGCTCCTGCTCCAGCGCGTCCAGCAGCATGCGCGTGGCCACCTCCTGCGGCGAGCGGCGGAGGGCCTCGGCGGCGGCGGCGCGCACGTCTGCTTCGGCATCGCGCAGGTGCGGGGAGGTCAGCTCCAGCGCGTGCTCCGCGCCGGTGTTGCCCAGGGCGCGAAGGGCGTGCAGGCGCTCCTCGGCGCTGTCGGCTCGGGCGAGCGAGTCCTCCAGCACGCGCAGGTACTCCGGCACCTCCGGCGCGTCCGGCGGGAGGTGGGACACGACGGCGCCCAGGGCATAGGACGACGCGCGCTCCAGGCCGGCATCCGCGGACGTCCGGGCCTGGGCGCGCAGCTCCACCAGCATCCGGCCCGTCTCCGGTTCCGGGTGCTCGAGGAAGCCCGCGCGCTGCACCATCAGCGCGTGCGCCGCCGCGTGCTCGCGCGCCTCGGGCGACTGAATCAGCTCGCGCAGCGTGGCCTGCGCCTGCGCGTGGCCTGCGCCCACCAGCAAATCCAGCATGAGCTCGCGCAGCGCGGGGCGTGCGTCCTTGCGACGGAAGGCCAGGGCGAGCTCGCCCGCGCGCTCCGGCTCCAGCTTGAGCGCGGCGATGGCCCTCCGGGCGAAGCCGCCCAGGTCCGGAATCGCCTCCGGGTCTCCGGCCGACGCGAGGGCTTCCAGCACCGCATCCACCGTCATGCCATCCGCCTGGCTGCGCAGCAGGGCGACCTCGGGGTCCCCCTCGAAGGCAATCTGGGCCGGCGCGCGGACGATGGGCTTGTCCTCGCCTGCGGCAAGGAGCGGCTTCTGCTCGCGCGAGGAGAACACCACGCGCAGGCGCATCCGCCGCGACACCAGCGGCCTGCCGTCGGTGCGCGTGGCCTCGAGGACTTCGTCGAGCGACACGCCGGCCAGGTGGCCTTCCGGGTCGCGCTCGAACTGCGTGAGCGAGCTGAGCTTCTGCTGGAAGGTGTCCACCTTTCCGGCGGCCCTCAGCGACTGGTAGCGCGTCCGGCGGCGCGTCAGCCGCGAGGCGTCGTCACCCTCGAAGCGGAACTGCGCCTCGACCTCGCCCGTCTGAGTGGACTCCGCGGCGCTCCACTCGGGGGCGTCGCGCAGCTCGGTGGGGAAGAGCTCCGCGGCCAGCGTCTGCGCGAACTGGCGGAACATGGGCGGCTCGGACTCGGAGAAGCGGGCGGCCAGGAGCGCGCCCCGCGCATCCAGCTCCAGCCATGCGGAGGCGGACGCCGGAAGCTGGGCCTGCACGGATGCGTCGTCCGGGAAGAGGGCCTGGCCCGAGACGACGGCCTCGTGCCGGTCCAGGTGCTTCAAGCCCAGCCGCAGCCGCGCGCCATCGGCGCGGACCTCGAGCGCCTGGAGCGTCAGTTCTCCCTCCAGGTGCAGCGTGCCGGTGAGGGACGAGCCTTCGGCGCCGGTGGGCACCGGGAGCTCCACGCGCTGCAGGTCATCCCAGGCGAAGCGGTACGTGCGCTCCTCGCCCGGCTCCCACCGGGAGAGCGGCAGCCGTGACGGCTCCTGCGCGAGGACGGCGGTGAGGGCCCCCGGCATGGCGGGGCGGATGGTGCTCCAGGCGAAGAACGAGCCCGCGAGCAGCAGGGTGACGAGCGCGGCCAGACGGAGGGCGGGCCTCGAGCGAAGCATGAAGGACTCCGGGAAGCGGAAGAGGGAAGGGGCCACCGCGGCGCGTGCGCACCGCGGTGGCGGGTGCGACTAGAAGAGGCGGGCCAGCGGAACCGTCTTCGACTCGTTGTACAGGTTCACCCTGCCGCCGAAGCCGGACCAGCTGAAGATGGGGAACTCTCCGTGGAGGGGGCCCAGCTCGCCGTACAGGGAGATGCGCCCGTCCAGGAACCGCATCTCGATGTCGAGCCGCGACGAGAGGCGGAGGAAGAGGGTGTTGGGGTCCGTCGGGTGCGACGGCGAGCTCAGGTAGATGCCGATGTCGCCGTAAAGCGGCACATTCACCCGGGCGATGACCAGCGTGCCGCGCACGGCCACCTGGAGTCCGGGCACGCCGACGCCCACGGAGGCGAAGCCGCCGACGGAGGCGTACGGGGTGATGGTGCCGAACAGGTCGAGCCCCAGCAGGTCCGCGGTGCAGTCGCGGGTGATGGCGCCGCCAATGCTCATCCGCACGCCGGCTTCCGCGGTGATGCCGCCCGTCACGGTGACGGGGATGAACCACACCATGAAGGTGGTGGAGGCCCGGGCGGCGTCGCTCTGGAAGAAGGGCCGGCCTTCCGCGAAGGTGACGCGCAGCGGGTAGTTCTGGTCGTGGGTGTAGACGGAGAGCCCGAGGATGCGGGCGCCCAGCTTGAGGCGGATGCCGTTGCCCTCCGTGGCGGCCTCGCCGTTGACGTGGGCCACCTCGGCGCGCGTGGGGCTGAACACGTTGACGTACGCGTTGAACTCGCCGTAGAGCCGCGCGTTGCTGTCACACCAGCGGCCCAGCGCGCCCGCGGTGGTGGCCTCGGTGACCTCCCAGCCCGCCGTGTAGTCGTAACCGCCGCCGAAGGTGTCGTCGCCCGAGTAGCCGCTGTCACTGGACTCGCCACCGTGCCGCACCGTCGCCGTGCTCGGGTCCGTCGGAGCGTCGAGGGTCCGGATGAACTGGCCGTAGATGTCGAGGTACTTCGCGAGCAGCGACGCGCTGAGCGTGTAGTCCTTCAGGTCCAGCCCCTTGACCTTCAGCTGGTCCGCGTTGCGCACGAAGCTCGTCTTGCTGAAGTCGTTGGCCGTGAGGAAGAGGCACGCCTGCAGGTCCGCCTCGCGGCGGGGGCCCATGGCCTCCTGCACCATCTTCGCGTAGCGGCGGGGGCTCCAGTCACACGTCGTCAGCTTCTGGCTGTCGAGGCAGCCCTGCTTCTGCGCGCTGACGAGCGACGTCTCGATGCTCTTGTCGAGCGCGTAGAGCTGCTCGGCGGCGCGCTTGTCGAGCTCCGCCGTGTCGTAGTCACGGGACTTGAAGAGCTTCGCGTTCTGGTACCACTCGTTGTAGACGGCCGCGCGCTGGTTCAGCAGGGCGGCGAAGGACTCCTGCTCCTCCTGGCGCTGGTTGAGCAGGTCGTCCGGGGAGTTGGCCAGCTGCTTGGCCACGCTCTCGTGCCACGAGTCCGACGGCGTGGCCCACTGACGCGCGGTCGCGTTGTTGGCCAGCTTGGCGGCCTCGGAGGTGAAGACGTAGGCCTTCGTTCCCGCGGGATAGAGGCCCGGCGTGAAGAGGAAGTACGCGTTCTTCGCCACGGGCTTCCCGTCCCAGATGGGGGCGAGCTTCGCCTGGTCCCTCGAATAGAGGGTGCGGTACGCGATGCCTTCCTTGCCGTACGCGCCCGTGAAGGCGGCGCGGTAGTCGTCGCCGTACTGGCCCGCGCTCAGCTCGAAGCGGCTGAAGTCGTAGTACTTCTCGTGCACGTACTCCTGGCACGAGGTGAGCTGCGTGCCGTTGGCGTCCCACTCCGTCAGCTGCTTGAGGTACGCCTGCTCGTCGTCCGTCAGGTCCTTCAGGCCCTTGCGGTAGAGCACCTGACCCTTGAGGACCTGACCCGCGAGCGCGTGGTCCATGCCCTTGAACAGCGTGGACTTCGTCGGACGATAGGACTCGTAGGCCACCGTCGCGGTGGCTCCGCCCATCTCATTGGGCAGCACGGCCACGCGCTTGGGAGCGGCCTCCCACCGCGCCTTCCACTCCGACTCCACGAGGCCCTGGCAGTACGCGTCGTACGTCTTGCCGCAGGCGCTCGCGCGGTAGTCGACGTTGGCGCACTGGTCCAGCGCGGGCTGCGGACAGTCCTCCGCGAAGGCCCCCGGTGCCGCCAGCACCGCGACAGACAGCCCCGCCCAGCGCAGCTGGAGCCCCAGCCGGCGCATGTGTCTCCCCTTCTTCATGTGATGCATCTCCTTGTTGAGGGACCGGGCACGGGCTCGGTCCACGCCGGGGCCGAGAGCAGGGCGCATGCCATGCCGCTCCAGCCCCTGCGTCAGAGGAGCGCCCCGGGGGATGCGAGGCCCCCGGAGCTACAAGGCGATGCGAGGTGTTGTTTCAGAAGCCACAGGCGCGGGTGACAGGTTCGAACGCCTCCGGGGTTTGAACGTCACACCCCTTCCGAGAGGTATTCAGCCCATGTTGAACCGTCGCTCGCTCCTCCAGGCCAGCCTTGGCCTGACGGGAGGACTCGCCCTGCTTCGCGCGACTCCGGCCCACGCCGCGCCTCGCGCGACTCCCACTGCATCAACCGATGCGGAGCCGCGCCCCTGGTATGAGCTGGGGCTGCTGGAAGACCCCATCATGGAGAGTCAGCTCCTCCATTTCCTGGCCGGGACGTACAGCGCGCAGTCGGACATCGGCGAGGTGCTCGATACCGCGAGCCGAATCACTCCGGGTGACGACTGGAGCTGGCCCACGGAGTGGGTGAGCACGGCGGACCGGATTCGCGCCATGGGCGATGCGAGCAATGCCAGGGGACGCCGGCACAGCGCTGGCAATGCCTACCTGCGGGCCGCCAATTACTACCGCGCGGCCTTGATTCACCACCCCGAGCCCAATCACCCGAACGTGGTGGACACGGGGCGCAAGGCCGTGGATGCGTACAACAAGGCGCTCTCGCTGCTGCGGATTCCGGCGACCGCCGTGCGGATTCCGTACGAGAGGACGACGCTGCCCGGCTACTTCTTCCGGAGCCCCAGCGCGCACGGCCAGGCGCCCCTGTTCGTCTTCCAGCAGGGACGTGACGCGTGGCCCGAGGAATCCAAGTATGTGATTGATGACGCGCTGGCGCGTGGCTACCACTGCCTCATCGTGCACGCGCCGGGGCAGGGCATGGCGGTGCGTGAGCAGGGGCTCGCCTTCCGGCCGGACTGGGAGAAGGTGATTACGCCTGTCATCAACTTCGCCACGCGCATCTCCGGCGTGGACTCCCGCCGAATTGCCCTGCTGGGCTGGAGCATGGGCGGGGCGCTCGTGCCGCGCGCGGCGGCGTTCGAGCATCGCATCAAGCTGCTGATTCCGAACCCGGGTGTCCTGAACTGGGGGCAGGCGTCGTTCGACCAGTTCAACATGTATTTCCCAGACATCATGGCGCTGCTGGACCAGGACCCGCTGGCGTTCGACGCGGCGATGGCGCAGCTCATGGAGCAGGTGTTCCTGTATCGCTGGTACATGCGGGACGCGATGTTCAAGCACGGCGCGAGCTCGCCGTCGGACCTGCTGTTCAAGCTGCGCGACTTCAACAACGAGCCCGTTGTCCAGCGCATCCGCTGCCGCACGCTCGTCATGGATGGCACCGCCGAGGCCTTCACCGTGGGCCAGGCGAAGCAGCTCTTCGACGCGCTGACGTGCCCCAAGGACTACCTGCTCTTCACCGAGGAGGACACGGCGCAGCTGCACTGCCAGGAAGCCGCGCAGGCCGTGGCAAACCACCGCATGTTCGATTGGGTCGATGAATACATCTGAGTCATTCGCGCCCTGAGTCATGACTTGCCCGGCTCATCATTGGCTGGGCAATTTGTCTGTAATTCAATATTTCACGCCCTTCACGTTACCTGGTTGCGGCTGTTACGCCGTGCCACGAGTAGCGGGGTCCAGACAGCCCCTGCCGTGGCTGCATCCACGCTGCATCCACAAAAGGGGACGACATGAACGCGAAGCGAATCATCCGGGGTGGAGCTGTGCTGGTGGGGCTGGTGCTGGCGGGGTGCGGCGGCCCGCAGACGGACGAGTCGGCGGCTCCGGAGCTGGGGAACACGGAGCAGGGGCTCCAGCTCATCACCAACACGGGCTTCGAGGCCGCGCCGGCCGGTAGCTACAACTACACGGTCCTCACGGCGGGGGCG comes from Pyxidicoccus parkwaysis and encodes:
- a CDS encoding alpha/beta hydrolase family protein, with translation MLNRRSLLQASLGLTGGLALLRATPAHAAPRATPTASTDAEPRPWYELGLLEDPIMESQLLHFLAGTYSAQSDIGEVLDTASRITPGDDWSWPTEWVSTADRIRAMGDASNARGRRHSAGNAYLRAANYYRAALIHHPEPNHPNVVDTGRKAVDAYNKALSLLRIPATAVRIPYERTTLPGYFFRSPSAHGQAPLFVFQQGRDAWPEESKYVIDDALARGYHCLIVHAPGQGMAVREQGLAFRPDWEKVITPVINFATRISGVDSRRIALLGWSMGGALVPRAAAFEHRIKLLIPNPGVLNWGQASFDQFNMYFPDIMALLDQDPLAFDAAMAQLMEQVFLYRWYMRDAMFKHGASSPSDLLFKLRDFNNEPVVQRIRCRTLVMDGTAEAFTVGQAKQLFDALTCPKDYLLFTEEDTAQLHCQEAAQAVANHRMFDWVDEYI
- a CDS encoding HEAT repeat domain-containing protein; its protein translation is MLRSRPALRLAALVTLLLAGSFFAWSTIRPAMPGALTAVLAQEPSRLPLSRWEPGEERTYRFAWDDLQRVELPVPTGAEGSSLTGTLHLEGELTLQALEVRADGARLRLGLKHLDRHEAVVSGQALFPDDASVQAQLPASASAWLELDARGALLAARFSESEPPMFRQFAQTLAAELFPTELRDAPEWSAAESTQTGEVEAQFRFEGDDASRLTRRRTRYQSLRAAGKVDTFQQKLSSLTQFERDPEGHLAGVSLDEVLEATRTDGRPLVSRRMRLRVVFSSREQKPLLAAGEDKPIVRAPAQIAFEGDPEVALLRSQADGMTVDAVLEALASAGDPEAIPDLGGFARRAIAALKLEPERAGELALAFRRKDARPALRELMLDLLVGAGHAQAQATLRELIQSPEAREHAAAHALMVQRAGFLEHPEPETGRMLVELRAQARTSADAGLERASSYALGAVVSHLPPDAPEVPEYLRVLEDSLARADSAEERLHALRALGNTGAEHALELTSPHLRDAEADVRAAAAEALRRSPQEVATRMLLDALEQERERAVQSALLDALDGRTLGLPELERLRGWLVAGRLAPGAESTLLNVLSHRLDGSAPVVQMLQVLSLRPGQQPATRARVLALMAQASARRDG